From a single Planococcus shenhongbingii genomic region:
- a CDS encoding hexameric tyrosine-coordinated heme protein, translating into MPDWLTSLQTDTPQKGFELALTLARKGVAYTQTSAEVREKLRPEYAENADSLTMASHVVATHFQTVAAANNYWK; encoded by the coding sequence ATGCCAGATTGGCTCACTAGCTTACAGACGGATACTCCGCAAAAAGGTTTTGAACTTGCTCTTACATTAGCAAGGAAAGGCGTTGCTTACACTCAAACTTCAGCAGAAGTCCGCGAAAAATTACGGCCTGAGTACGCAGAAAATGCCGATAGTCTCACAATGGCTTCCCATGTCGTTGCCACGCATTTCCAAACTGTAGCAGCGGCAAATAATTATTGGAAATAA
- a CDS encoding M20/M25/M40 family metallo-hydrolase produces the protein MKPCRDEVLAITKQLVEIESIVNTEGEKELAKSMHALISSFPYFKTNPDHVQLSQTHGDERERYNVLAFVKGTKGESRRTVILMGHLDTVGVEDFNQLKEDAFDSVKLKKSLKDEQLPTFAKEHLESENWLFGRGVLDMKSGVASNLYLLKYYSEHTDELEGNIVFLAECDEEDGSHGILSALPAFRQWKKEYGFDYIAAINADFVSPRHENDPNRYIYRGTVGKLLPSFFITGAETHVGSCFEGLDPNFIAAELTRQINYNPELCDEAFGEITVPPVTLKQTDMKPSYTVQTALSAYVYFNFFVHSWTPKDVLDKLKEQALIAFENALASYEKRYKQFCEMSGDPYPGIPWKPKVMSYEEMEKGLIRENGSSFISHMTEFKETLLENNELDTRMFSVKVVEEAWKWMKDKSPAIILFYSSLYSPRIEITGKTPQEEALINALNQAVEEIQPFYAQPIVIRNFFPHISDMSFVAVSDDEEGIHALSNNNPAWGTKHYVNYEDIRELNIPVINIGPYGVDAHKKLERAEITYSHEIVPNLTGRVIELLFDRDETEKAEKSVVVELGEPEYL, from the coding sequence ATGAAACCATGTCGCGATGAAGTGTTGGCTATTACGAAACAATTGGTTGAAATAGAAAGCATCGTGAACACTGAGGGGGAAAAGGAACTTGCAAAATCAATGCATGCCTTGATTTCATCTTTTCCTTACTTTAAAACGAATCCGGACCATGTGCAGTTATCTCAAACGCATGGAGATGAGCGGGAGAGATACAATGTACTGGCTTTCGTGAAAGGGACAAAAGGTGAGAGCCGCCGAACAGTCATATTGATGGGCCACCTCGATACAGTCGGAGTAGAGGATTTTAATCAGTTGAAAGAGGATGCCTTTGATTCCGTAAAGTTGAAGAAGAGCCTTAAAGACGAGCAGCTTCCCACTTTCGCAAAAGAACATTTAGAGTCGGAGAACTGGCTTTTTGGGCGGGGTGTCCTTGATATGAAGAGCGGTGTTGCCAGCAATTTATATCTTCTGAAGTATTATTCTGAGCATACCGATGAATTGGAAGGCAATATTGTGTTTCTGGCCGAATGCGATGAGGAAGACGGTTCACATGGGATCCTTTCCGCATTGCCCGCTTTCAGGCAATGGAAAAAGGAATATGGATTTGACTATATTGCAGCGATTAATGCGGACTTTGTTTCACCCCGGCATGAAAATGATCCAAATCGCTATATCTACCGGGGAACGGTAGGGAAATTACTTCCTTCCTTCTTTATCACAGGAGCGGAAACGCATGTGGGCTCTTGTTTTGAAGGGCTGGATCCCAACTTTATCGCTGCTGAATTAACCAGGCAGATCAATTATAATCCGGAGCTTTGCGATGAAGCTTTTGGAGAAATCACTGTGCCACCGGTTACATTGAAGCAGACCGATATGAAACCAAGCTATACCGTCCAGACTGCTTTATCCGCCTATGTATACTTTAACTTCTTTGTTCATTCTTGGACTCCAAAGGATGTATTGGACAAATTAAAAGAACAGGCTCTGATAGCTTTTGAAAATGCACTGGCTTCTTATGAAAAAAGATACAAGCAATTTTGTGAAATGAGCGGGGATCCGTATCCAGGTATCCCGTGGAAACCGAAAGTAATGAGCTATGAAGAAATGGAAAAAGGGTTGATCCGGGAAAACGGATCAAGTTTTATTTCCCATATGACCGAATTCAAAGAGACTCTTCTAGAAAACAATGAATTGGACACCAGAATGTTTTCCGTTAAAGTGGTGGAAGAAGCATGGAAATGGATGAAAGATAAATCTCCTGCCATCATTTTATTTTATTCTTCTCTGTACTCGCCAAGAATTGAAATAACCGGAAAAACACCGCAAGAAGAGGCGTTAATCAACGCTTTAAATCAAGCTGTTGAAGAAATTCAACCATTTTACGCCCAACCGATTGTCATCAGAAACTTCTTTCCCCACATTTCCGATATGAGTTTTGTAGCAGTCAGTGATGATGAAGAAGGAATCCATGCATTGTCCAATAACAATCCCGCATGGGGAACAAAGCATTATGTGAATTATGAAGACATCAGGGAATTGAATATACCTGTCATCAATATTGGCCCGTATGGCGTAGATGCCCATAAAAAACTGGAAAGAGCTGAAATCACTTATTCACATGAAATCGTTCCTAACTTAACTGGCAGAGTGATTGAGTTGCTATTCGACAGGGATGAAACAGAGAAAGCTGAAAAATCCGTCGTTGTTGAGTTAGGGGAACCGGAATATTTATGA